A segment of the Nitrospiria bacterium genome:
CGACCTCGATCAATTCGGGCGTGACCGTCTTGGGCTCCAGGGAGCTCAGACGGATTCTTGAGATACGCGTCCGTTCCAGGAGGAGACGAAGCAGCCCGGCCAGGCTTTGTTTCGGGATAAAATCCCGTCCGTAGGTTCCCAGATTGACACCGGTCAAGACCAGTTCCCGGCATCCCTCATCGACAAGGGCGGCTGTCTGCTCGATCACGTGCTCGGGCAAAAGGCTTCTCCCCGGTCCGCGCGCCCGCGGGATGAGGCAGAAGGAACATCGATAATCGCAGCCGTCCTGAATTTTCAGGAAGAATCTCGTATGCCCTCTGAACTCGCGAAGGAGGGGCTGAACCAAGGGACCGCCCGGGATCGGTCGGCCGACACTCAAAATGGGGCCTTCGGATCGATCACAGCCTCCAAGATAGCCCGGCAGGTCCTGTTTCTCGCGGTTGCCCAGGATCAGATCCACTCCCTGAATCCTTGAAAGCTCCTCCGGGTGCGTCTGGGCATAACAGCCGGTCATAATGATTCTGGAACCCGGATTCCTGCGCCGGATCTGCCGAACGAGTCGGCGGGATTCCTGATCGGCGTTGGCCGTCACGGAACAGGTGTTGACAACATAAACATCGGCGGATTGCTCGAACGGCACGATATGATGATCGGCCCGCCGCGCGAGTTCCTCCATTACGGCGGTGTCGAACTGGTTGACCTTGCAGCCCAAGGTGTGAAAAGCGATCTTCATGATCGTGGAAATACGTCCTGAATAAAAACAGCGAGGATCATGGCCGCAAAGGCCCCGGAAACGTCCGCAGCCAGATCATAAATATCGGGGGTACGGTAAGGGGTGTGGAACTGATACAGTTCATCAATCATTCCAAAGACCGTGCAGATCAGTACCGTCGCGATCGCGATCCGGCCACGTGAAGAGAGGGACGTCGTACCTTTGAACGCGCGATACAAAAGCCAGGCGTAGACCCCATACTCGAAAAAATGAAACACTTTGTCGTAATTTCGAAACGGTATGCGGCGGATCCGAATGGGGATCGACGAGAGGATAAGGATCAGCGCCGCATAGGCAATGACCGGCAGCCAGTACCGGACGAACTCCCGGCTCGGAGGCCAGAACGCTTTGGCGTTGTTCATTTCGGCCTCGGAACCATTCTAAGGACGCATTCCTTCCAGGCAGGTCGACCCGGCCGTGGCGATCCGAACATTCAGGAGGCGGCCGATTTCATCATCGGCGCCGTCAAAGTGAACCAGCTTGTTGGAGCGAGTCCGGCCCGTGAATTTGGCGAGATCCCGTTTGCTCCGACCCTCGATGAGAATTTCCTGAACGCGGCCGATCAAGGCCTGGTTCTTTTTCCGGGCGAGGCCCTTTTCCAGAATCGAGAGCCGGTGGAATCGTCCCTCTTGTACCTCTTTGGGAACCTGTTTCTCGAAACGGACGGCCGGCGTGTTCGGCCGACGCGAATAGTTGAAATAAAAAACGTTGTCAAATTCAAATTCGGCCACCGCATCCAGCGTTTTCTGAAAGTCGTCCTCCGTCTCGCCGGGAAAACCGACTATGATGTCCGTTGAAAAGGCCATATCGGGAACGAACCGTCGCATCCGTTCGATGATTTGACGGTATTGATCCAACGTATAGCCTCGGCCCATTTTTTCCAGAACTCCGTCCGACCCCGATTGAAGCGGAAGGTGCAGGTATTCGCAGACCTTGGACAGCCCGGCCATGGCCCCGATCAGTTTTGGGGTCATGTCGCAGGGATGCGGAGATTCGAATCGAATCCGTTCAATTCCATCCACCGCGTTGAGCATCGTCAACAGATCGGCAAAGTCCACACCTTCATCCAGGTTCTTGCCGTACGAATTGACGGTCTGCCCCAGAAGGGTGACCTCTTTATAACCGGCCCCGGCCAAATGCCTCACCTCTTGCACGATCTCGGCGCTCGGACGACTCCGTTCCCTTCCGCGGGTTTTCGGTACGACGCAGAAGGCGCAATGGCGGTCGCAGCCCTCCATGATCGAGACCCAGGCCCGCACGCGATCCTTTCGATCCGCCGGCGTCGTTCGGGGAGGTCCGGGCGGCTCCTGGACCATCACGACCGGCTGCGACTGGAGTGTAATCCTCTCGACCATCTGCGGGACATTCGAAATGTTGGAAGATCCGAATACCAGATCGAGTCCCTTGAACCGCGTCAGAACCTTCTCGCCCTCCTGCTGGGCCACGCATCCGGCCATTCCGAGGATCAGCTCCGGCTTGTCGCGTTTGAGCATCGCAAAGCGGCCCAAGTCGCTGTAGCCCTTCTGCTCGGATTTTTCCCGGATGCTGCAGGTGTTCACGATGATCATATCGGCCTCTTCCGGTTTTTCGGTGAGCCGGTAGCCTTCGTTCCGGAGCAGGCCGGAAATCCGTTCCGAATCGTGAACATTCATCTGGCATCCGAAGGTCTTGATGTAAAGTCGCTTTGCGGTCATGGCAGGAAATACTTTATCTCAGCCGAATCCGGCTGTCAATGGAAGGAGCGATCGAGCCCGATGGTATTGTCAAAACGGGCCCCTTCGGTTATATTTTTTACATCGCCTCAAATTTACAGTGTTATGATGTCCCGCAATAAATCGGCGCAAATACAAAACCCACCGCTTGAGGTTCTCCTGTGAAAGGACCCATCGGATCGATCACCGCGGCGGTTTCTCTTATTTTGGTTATCGCGGGGTGCACGATATTCCGCCCTCCGAACTTGGAAGAGACCTCTCTCCCGATGCCGAAAGTGGCCCTCGTCCTTGGAGGGGGAGCCGCCCGCGGCTTCGCCCACGTGGGTGTGATCCGGGTACTGGAGCAGGAGAAAATCCCCATCCATATCATCGTCGGAACGAGCGTCGGAAGCCTTATCGGGGCTCTCTATGCCGACAAAGGCAACAGCTTCGACCTGGAAATGATCGCGTTCAAGCTCGAAAAGGAGGATCTCCTTGATTTTTCGGTCTTCGCCTCGACGACCGGCCCGGTCAAGGGGGACCGCTTGGAGCAATTTGTAAAAGATAGAGTCTCCCGCGATAAAATCGAAGACCTTCCCATCCCCTTCGCCGCCGTGGCGACCAATTTGAACACGGGGGAACCGGTGGTGCTGAAGCGGGGCTCGATCGCCAGGGC
Coding sequences within it:
- a CDS encoding VanZ family protein: MNNAKAFWPPSREFVRYWLPVIAYAALILILSSIPIRIRRIPFRNYDKVFHFFEYGVYAWLLYRAFKGTTSLSSRGRIAIATVLICTVFGMIDELYQFHTPYRTPDIYDLAADVSGAFAAMILAVFIQDVFPRS
- the miaB gene encoding tRNA (N6-isopentenyl adenosine(37)-C2)-methylthiotransferase MiaB, whose protein sequence is MTAKRLYIKTFGCQMNVHDSERISGLLRNEGYRLTEKPEEADMIIVNTCSIREKSEQKGYSDLGRFAMLKRDKPELILGMAGCVAQQEGEKVLTRFKGLDLVFGSSNISNVPQMVERITLQSQPVVMVQEPPGPPRTTPADRKDRVRAWVSIMEGCDRHCAFCVVPKTRGRERSRPSAEIVQEVRHLAGAGYKEVTLLGQTVNSYGKNLDEGVDFADLLTMLNAVDGIERIRFESPHPCDMTPKLIGAMAGLSKVCEYLHLPLQSGSDGVLEKMGRGYTLDQYRQIIERMRRFVPDMAFSTDIIVGFPGETEDDFQKTLDAVAEFEFDNVFYFNYSRRPNTPAVRFEKQVPKEVQEGRFHRLSILEKGLARKKNQALIGRVQEILIEGRSKRDLAKFTGRTRSNKLVHFDGADDEIGRLLNVRIATAGSTCLEGMRP
- the mtaB gene encoding tRNA (N(6)-L-threonylcarbamoyladenosine(37)-C(2))-methylthiotransferase MtaB produces the protein MKIAFHTLGCKVNQFDTAVMEELARRADHHIVPFEQSADVYVVNTCSVTANADQESRRLVRQIRRRNPGSRIIMTGCYAQTHPEELSRIQGVDLILGNREKQDLPGYLGGCDRSEGPILSVGRPIPGGPLVQPLLREFRGHTRFFLKIQDGCDYRCSFCLIPRARGPGRSLLPEHVIEQTAALVDEGCRELVLTGVNLGTYGRDFIPKQSLAGLLRLLLERTRISRIRLSSLEPKTVTPELIEVVESSPRICRHFHIPLQSGDNRILKMMNRHYSRNYYRRLILSLSGRFSDAAIGTDVMVGFPGEGETEYGNTYRLLEELPVSYFHVFPFSSRPQTAAAGMTAGVSGEEKRARADELRKLSLEKGRQFSISHIDKDLEVLIEKERDPETGLLKGISGNYIKVLLSGPDGVMNRLRSARIVAVDGNRVMARLF